The following are from one region of the Stanieria cyanosphaera PCC 7437 genome:
- a CDS encoding LysR family transcriptional regulator, with the protein MIQATLHQLKVFETVARHGSFTRAAEELFITQPTVSSQVKQLTKAVGLPLFEQIGKSLYLTDAGKELLATCQDIFERLDNFEMKIADLKGTKQGQLRLAVITTAKYFVPRLLGSFCQHYPGIDVTLKVTNHQEIQRRMLENEDDLYIVSNPPEDIDLHNKQFLDNPLVVVAKADHPLSKQHHISIDALNAQPFIMREKGSGTRAAVLNLFAKYKVSVNVRLELGSNEAIKQAIAGGLGISVLSEHCLISEGMSGELTVLDVEHFPIKRNWYVSYLAGKKLSVIAQTFLDYLLQESPKMSFPSSSLLAQLAK; encoded by the coding sequence TTGATTCAGGCAACCTTACATCAGTTAAAAGTATTTGAAACAGTTGCTCGACATGGTAGCTTTACTCGTGCTGCTGAAGAATTATTTATTACTCAACCTACTGTTTCTAGTCAAGTCAAACAATTAACTAAGGCAGTAGGTTTGCCTTTATTTGAACAAATTGGCAAAAGTCTCTATTTGACTGATGCAGGAAAAGAGTTATTAGCAACTTGTCAAGATATTTTTGAAAGACTAGATAACTTTGAAATGAAAATAGCTGATTTAAAAGGTACTAAGCAAGGACAGTTAAGATTGGCAGTAATTACGACTGCTAAATATTTTGTACCGCGATTGTTGGGTTCTTTCTGTCAGCATTATCCAGGAATCGATGTCACTCTCAAAGTAACTAATCACCAAGAAATTCAAAGACGGATGTTAGAAAATGAGGATGATCTTTATATTGTTAGTAATCCTCCCGAAGATATCGATCTTCATAACAAACAATTTTTGGATAATCCTTTAGTCGTAGTAGCCAAAGCTGATCATCCCTTAAGTAAACAACATCATATTTCTATTGATGCCTTAAATGCTCAACCTTTTATTATGCGTGAAAAAGGTTCTGGTACAAGAGCAGCAGTTTTAAATTTATTTGCTAAATATAAAGTTTCAGTTAATGTTAGATTAGAGCTTGGTAGTAACGAAGCAATTAAACAAGCGATCGCTGGTGGTTTAGGTATTTCAGTTTTATCTGAACATTGTTTAATCTCAGAAGGAATGAGTGGAGAGTTAACTGTTCTTGATGTAGAGCATTTCCCAATCAAACGTAATTGGTATGTCTCTTATTTAGCAGGTAAAAAGCTATCTGTGATCGCTCAAACTTTTCTTGATTATCTACTTCAAGAAAGTCCTAAAATGTCTTTTCCTTCTTCTAGTCTTTTGGCTCAATTAGCAAAATAA
- a CDS encoding phosphate-starvation-inducible PsiE family protein translates to MIRQGKKIINLVTQLKKDESFLKLIHWSENVISKVLSIALLVVIFVALVDLIFFLAEDIWKDPLGFYNKGLIELFGLFLNILIALELLENITAYLKKHIVQVELVIVTSLIAVARKIIIFDLKVYNSEDLMALGVAILSLSISYWLIKKSNN, encoded by the coding sequence ATGATTAGACAAGGGAAGAAAATAATTAACCTAGTAACACAGTTAAAAAAAGATGAGAGTTTTCTCAAATTAATTCATTGGTCGGAAAATGTCATTTCTAAAGTACTGTCCATTGCCTTACTAGTCGTCATTTTTGTAGCTTTAGTTGACTTAATTTTTTTTCTTGCTGAAGATATTTGGAAAGATCCTTTAGGATTTTATAATAAAGGTTTGATTGAGTTATTTGGATTATTTTTAAATATTTTGATTGCCTTAGAGTTATTAGAAAATATTACCGCTTATCTAAAAAAACATATAGTTCAAGTAGAATTGGTTATTGTTACTTCTTTAATTGCTGTAGCCAGAAAAATTATTATATTCGATCTTAAAGTATATAATAGTGAAGATTTAATGGCTTTGGGAGTAGCTATTTTGAGTCTTTCTATTAGTTATTGGTTGATTAAAAAAAGTAATAATTAA
- the hrcA gene encoding heat-inducible transcriptional repressor HrcA has translation MSHQFNLNERSQNILKATIQHYIATAEPVGSKTLVEEYGFNISSATIRNIMGRLEEAGLLFQPHTSAGRIPSDWGYRIYVDRLINPDEISSKQLEQSLHQKLQWERVSFEHLLQRATKILAALSGYIALITFPQNPSDSLRHLQLVYLPSGQIMLVIVTDSYQTQSVLVESSLLNTEQEPLDEELIESELQILSNFLNQKLKGQTLMQITSLDWDKIDREFVQYTGFIKIIAQELHRLVKPNNSTPIVIHGVAEVLRQPEFSQLQQVQTLLYLLEEKQEQLFPVIFTLPELAGNSKKVKIKIGSENPLEPMRICTLVAANYYQDDTPVGSVGIIGPTRMLYQNAIALVEITADYLSEALS, from the coding sequence ATGTCTCATCAATTTAATTTGAATGAAAGATCTCAGAATATACTTAAAGCTACGATTCAGCATTATATAGCTACGGCAGAACCAGTAGGCTCAAAAACGTTAGTAGAAGAATACGGCTTTAATATTAGTTCGGCGACCATTCGTAATATTATGGGCAGATTAGAAGAAGCTGGACTTTTATTTCAACCCCATACTTCTGCGGGGAGAATTCCTTCAGATTGGGGTTATCGAATCTATGTAGATCGCTTAATTAATCCTGATGAAATTTCGAGCAAACAACTAGAGCAATCTTTGCACCAAAAACTACAATGGGAAAGAGTAAGTTTTGAACACTTATTACAAAGAGCAACCAAAATTCTGGCTGCTTTGAGTGGTTATATTGCTTTAATTACTTTTCCTCAAAATCCGAGCGATAGTTTACGTCATCTTCAGCTAGTTTATTTGCCTTCAGGACAGATTATGCTGGTGATTGTGACTGATTCTTATCAAACTCAGTCAGTATTAGTAGAATCATCCTTATTAAACACCGAACAAGAACCCTTGGATGAAGAATTAATCGAAAGTGAATTACAAATACTGTCGAATTTTCTCAATCAAAAACTCAAAGGACAAACTTTGATGCAAATAACTTCTCTAGATTGGGACAAAATTGACCGTGAATTTGTTCAATATACTGGTTTTATCAAAATTATTGCTCAAGAGTTACATCGTTTAGTCAAGCCAAATAATTCTACACCGATAGTTATTCATGGTGTTGCGGAAGTTTTGCGCCAACCAGAATTTTCTCAACTGCAACAAGTACAAACACTATTGTATCTGTTGGAAGAAAAACAAGAACAACTTTTTCCTGTAATTTTTACCCTTCCTGAATTAGCTGGTAATTCTAAAAAAGTCAAAATCAAAATTGGTTCAGAAAATCCTCTCGAACCAATGCGGATCTGCACTTTAGTTGCAGCTAACTACTATCAGGATGATACCCCAGTGGGTAGCGTTGGTATAATTGGTCCAACCAGAATGCTTTATCAAAATGCGATCGCTCTAGTCGAAATCACTGCGGACTATCTTTCTGAGGCTCTTAGTTAG
- a CDS encoding rhodanese-like domain-containing protein has translation MYYYSSIPAITVEELALQLADRDESLQLIDVREVEEIEIASLEGFQVLPLSQFAQWEELIKTQFSPEAETIVMCHHGMRSAQMCQWLINQGFTNVKNVTGGIDAYSQMIDPTISRY, from the coding sequence ATGTACTACTACTCTTCTATTCCAGCAATTACTGTTGAAGAACTCGCCTTACAGTTAGCAGATCGAGATGAATCTTTACAATTAATCGATGTTCGAGAAGTTGAAGAAATAGAGATTGCTTCACTTGAAGGTTTTCAAGTTTTACCCTTAAGTCAGTTTGCCCAATGGGAAGAGTTAATTAAAACTCAATTTTCTCCCGAAGCAGAAACAATTGTCATGTGCCATCATGGTATGCGTTCTGCTCAAATGTGCCAATGGTTAATTAATCAGGGTTTTACTAACGTTAAAAATGTTACAGGAGGAATTGATGCTTATTCTCAAATGATCGATCCAACTATTTCTCGTTATTAA